A single window of Nicotiana tomentosiformis chromosome 1, ASM39032v3, whole genome shotgun sequence DNA harbors:
- the LOC104099289 gene encoding uncharacterized protein, protein MLKQIQVNIPLIDALREMPSYAKIMKDLMSHKFSFHDLKTIKLTHTSSVFVSRPIAEKLSDPGSFIIPCTIGSYAFAKALCDLGAIINLMSLSIYKTLGIGRSRPISMKLQLADRTVKRPSSILDDVLVQVEKFVFQAYCIILDCKVDEEIPIIFGRPFLATGRALIDCEMGELKIRLNNEEITFNVQTSMR, encoded by the coding sequence ATGCTAAAGCAAATTCAGGTAAACATTCCTCTAATTGATGCTTTGAGGGAGATGCCCAGTTATGCAAAAAtaatgaaggacttgatgtctcatAAGTTTTCCTTCCACGACTTGAAAACTATAAAATTGACACATACTAGTAGTGTTTTTGTGTCAAGACCTATAGCTGAGAAGTTATCCGACCCTGGAAGCTTCATAATTCCATGCACCATAGGTAGCTATGcatttgctaaagcattgtgtgatttgggagcaaTTATAAATCTGATGTCATTATCTATCTATAAAACGTTAGGCATTGGAAGATCAAGGCCCATATCCATGAAACTGCAACTAGCTGACCGAACAGTGAAAAGGCCATCAAGTATACTTGACGATGTACTTGTGCAAGTTGAAAAATTTGTGTTTCAAGCATATTGTATCATTCTGGACTGTAAGGTTgatgaggagattcccataatttttgGAAGGCCGTTCTTGGCCACGGGGAGAGCTCTGATTGATTGTGAAATGGGGGAGCTGAAGATAAGGCTgaataatgaagaaataacatttaATGTGCAAACGTCTATGCGGTGA